Genomic segment of Colletotrichum destructivum chromosome 5, complete sequence:
AGGAAGGATAGGTATAGGATGTGAGTTGCGTGAGGGGGGGCAGTGCAAGGGAAGATCAAAGTGATGTGGGTTCGAGCCGAGCCAGTTGCACATGTAGAAGTGCTAACTACTTCTGAGACggaagagaagcagcagcTAATGCTCGtagaaggaaggggggatAGGATTGGGGGAACAATATTCccagaggaagaagagcaccTCTCTTACCGAGACTCCCTTTCTCGACACTAGACTTGTATTGTAATTGTTGAATGCGCTTCAGTAATGAACCTCGCAAGATGGACGAATAAGTGAGGAAGTTCATGGAGGTAAAGGGGGGAAGTTTGTACCTTCCGATAAGGATGGTAGGTAAATGAATGGAAGGTCATCAGATTGGAAAGGGCGGTCACGTATGTGCCTTCTCCAAATCAAAGTGAAAAGTGTGACGGAAAGTCGCATGAGGCAAGAGCAAACAAACTTATATGGAAGCAGCGATTCTTCCAGAAGTCCTTTCCCATTGCGTTATGCCCGCTAAGCCTGCTCTCATTTTGCACCCTCCCCTACGAAATTGATATTGGGCGAATAAAGCCCTCAACCGTGTCAAGCTGAAGCCCTCAAGTAAGAGAGTCAACGCAAATGCTCACATTTCTTGGTTCAGTTATACCAATATTATATGAATATCGGAAACATGGATAAAGTCGGATCCAAACAAACTGTGACCGGTCTTGTTAGTCGTCTGCTTCTCGTCAATTCGGTGTTGGCCGAACAGAACTCGTGCCAACGAAGCCCAGTGAGGGCCGGGTTGTTACTAGTTGAACAAACTGTCTCTGAATCAAGAATCTTTTCGCCTGATCTTGAGATGAGTGCTTCTCCCACCAGACGGCTACTTCGACGCGGGAAGGTGCCTACCTGCACGCATTTTCAGCGTAGACAGCCTCAAGCGCGGGTGGAGGAGATCTTGGGATAGATACCTCGTGTCTGCTAAGGAGTTTTCAGCTGGAAGGATCAACATCGGACAAAGAGGAGAGCGCATTGTATTGATTCCCTATCAGGTGTTCCATTAGTGGCAAATCCTCGAAACTCGACCGTAATAGTCTGATCAGGAAGTCGCGATGGTTCAAAGCCATCCCTTTATTTCCGCTAGAGCTCTGCCGACCTTCACCCTTGACGCTGTCCCACCTAAAGCTCAGCTCCCCACCGCCGCGATTAGATAAGATAGAGACCCCTGCCGAGCGGTGGAAATCAATCGCCACCAAGGGAATCGGAACGCTTAATTAGCGTCCCTTTCTCGTGATGGTTCCTTTCTAATTGCAAGAGAGTTGCGTTGTAGTACCTCCCTTACCTACCTATAGCATAGGCAGCCCGATCCCCAAACCTCCAAACGCCACCACACCTAGATGTCTTGATCGACAGCACACTCTACACGACATTTGTCATTCGTGCCGTCACCCCCTCTGGTCTTGTGCGAAGCTCAAAACGTCGCCATTCCCACCTAGCCCCTCCAACCCTTACAAACGATTCTCACCATCTCGATAATTCACCCTAGAGCTAGGCACACTCACTCCGCCGAAACCACAACGCCGAAACCACAACACCGCAACCATGGCGGATGAAGACAAACCCCAGACTCTCAAATCTGTCTTCACCTCGGCCGAAAAGAAGCGTTTCACCCTCGAAAACTCGTACgaggcctcgtcgccgaacTACCTTGACGACCTTCGCAACGCCATCTCCGAGTACGAGACCTGCCTCGACCTCAtctcccgcgccgccctcttctcccctaACGAGTCGCTCGAGGACCTCTCCACCTCATCCCTACCGTATCTCCTTATCACCGCCCACCTTGCCGACTTGCATCAGAAGCTTCCCTCGCGCCGTCCCATCGAGcgccgcgtcgccctcgagcgcgCACGTGAGTCTTACGAGACCTTCCTCGGGTTCCTTGACTCCTACGACCTCCTGTCTGCTCAGCAAAAGATACTTTACGAACGCTACACCGATGAGCCCCTCGCCTTTTCGACCCTCGGCACCAACGACGCGGCTAAGCGCCGCGACGTGAAAATTGCAAACTTCAAATCGGAGCGCGCCCTCCGCGAGCGACTGGACACGCTGCGCCGGAACCCGCGGTACCAGAACGAagatggtgacgacgaggttgtcCGCGAACTACACCTAGCCCACCTAGCGTATGCGGCACACATGGCCTTTCAAGGCTTGGAGGGCATCAAccgcgagctcgaggtcctGGCTCAGGCCACCGTGCCCCTGATGCCGTCCCCGACGTccgtggaggaggatgagCGACGCCGCGCGGTCGAACGTAGTTCCGACGGCTACGTCGAGCGTCTCGAGGCACCGCGCCGGCTACAAAGCTTGTTTGGTCAGCGGGGAGGCCCGATACTGTCCAAGGATGGCAAGCCACTACAGCCTTTCACCCTCGTCGGTAACCGGGGGCAGATGGCTGCGGACGTGTTCCGGCCGGGCCACAACCTGCCGACGATGAGCATCGATGAGTACCTCGAAGTGGAGCGTGAGCGGGGGGGTATCATagagggaggcggcgaggcaaGCTGGCACCGACCGGAACCGGATGAAGACGACTTTGACAAGGCCGATGAggagacgatgaaggcgagAGCCTGGGATGAGTTTGTCGAGGCAAACCCTAAGGGTTCGGGAAACACGTTGAACAGGGGTTGAGCGAAGAGCGGTATATTGGGCAATGGGATGGAGTACATAATGGCAGGATTTGACGAATAGAAACCGAACAATGGGAGGAGGATACCACGAGACAATGACATGGGGTGCGCATTCTGGTCGGAGGGGTGGGGTTCACGGTACTCCTGCATTCAAATTTAGCACGGTGAACGGGTAAACGTGTTTGCAATGTTGTCTCTTCTCATTTGTGCAAATCTACTTGCTGGTGCCATTGAGGTTAGTCCTCCATTTGTGCCACCAGCTGTTCCCAACGATCGGTCTTCCAACCACAAA
This window contains:
- a CDS encoding Putative TAP46-like protein; this translates as MADEDKPQTLKSVFTSAEKKRFTLENSYEASSPNYLDDLRNAISEYETCLDLISRAALFSPNESLEDLSTSSLPYLLITAHLADLHQKLPSRRPIERRVALERARESYETFLGFLDSYDLLSAQQKILYERYTDEPLAFSTLGTNDAAKRRDVKIANFKSERALRERLDTLRRNPRYQNEDGDDEVVRELHLAHLAYAAHMAFQGLEGINRELEVLAQATVPLMPSPTSVEEDERRRAVERSSDGYVERLEAPRRLQSLFGQRGGPILSKDGKPLQPFTLVGNRGQMAADVFRPGHNLPTMSIDEYLEVERERGGIIEGGGEASWHRPEPDEDDFDKADEETMKARAWDEFVEANPKGSGNTLNRG